Proteins encoded within one genomic window of Solibaculum mannosilyticum:
- a CDS encoding YceG family protein, producing the protein MLKRLQLQRFEDFLKPLKERPQPGVYFCRIAGYNPEVQSFLEKVLGSRKQNPLLVTGKLPNPDENQLSYFREMLGTDFSLDPGFFDQALRKWLPRLDQVQRETMIRSLCQTMLDLRAAGKTDNMLKNAYIKFMCWMYYRFEQILHKMGKEPLPKILYDGVLSAHELQMFCVLSDAGCDIALLEPQGDASYLKLDPESKHSNLFPGAGNGAFPPDFSLQTVAREAEQKQKIVGMCQTSEGNVPLNSTNTWLTGDLTKDSLKPPAQRGSEKNCFYNMFVRIRGVEEKSSYVKELFLWKKHLEEKGRKVLVLESLPIPTAEEVARAGRCNVQTAQQVVVGLLPALRPTANARLDGIIRSAFSNLILELAKENEPVNRIKNRAVYLVCWFNRYFDQLLKGIKEDSIPVFLYFNVCKTAFEALFLRFLARLPVDVLEIYPEDIPCCLEDRVLFDRNYPESLHIEKFPVSMDDAGFTTVAYHAEQELTETLYQDSGMYRTRQYHKASALPLKTMYEEIAILWDQEATFRPGFEVVDDTVLVPVITAKVCGVKNGDVGEYWSGVRKLLGENTLLISSCPHWNGAGVDRSFQPVSLIKNKRLERQKIKDSPGYAYSLLREETQELILDKIQKLLDSGLIKGTFSQGMEYKILAVTLHLDQDIIRMIQRFDFTKKNPKVVVINTRDTICSLEDSIVLAFLHLVGFDVVLFVPTGYQIIEKYYTGPLFTEHQIGDYLYDMQVPAMSSGMTAPREGIFSRFFRRSSS; encoded by the coding sequence ATGTTGAAACGATTACAGTTGCAGCGCTTTGAGGATTTTTTAAAGCCTTTGAAAGAACGTCCGCAGCCAGGGGTGTATTTTTGCCGGATCGCGGGATATAACCCGGAGGTCCAGTCGTTCTTGGAGAAGGTATTGGGGAGCCGGAAACAAAATCCCCTGTTGGTCACCGGCAAGCTGCCCAATCCGGATGAAAATCAGCTCTCCTATTTCCGGGAGATGCTGGGGACGGATTTTTCCCTGGATCCCGGTTTTTTTGATCAGGCTTTGCGGAAATGGCTCCCGCGGTTGGATCAGGTACAGCGGGAAACGATGATCCGGTCCCTCTGCCAGACGATGCTGGATTTGAGGGCAGCCGGCAAGACCGACAACATGCTGAAAAACGCTTATATCAAGTTTATGTGCTGGATGTATTATCGATTTGAGCAAATCCTGCACAAGATGGGTAAGGAGCCCCTGCCCAAGATTTTATATGACGGTGTCCTAAGCGCCCATGAATTGCAGATGTTCTGTGTGCTCAGCGACGCGGGGTGCGACATCGCGCTGCTGGAGCCGCAGGGGGATGCATCTTATCTAAAATTAGATCCGGAAAGCAAGCATTCTAATTTGTTTCCGGGAGCGGGGAATGGCGCTTTTCCTCCCGACTTCTCCCTCCAAACGGTGGCAAGAGAAGCCGAACAAAAGCAAAAGATCGTCGGCATGTGTCAGACGAGTGAGGGAAATGTACCGCTCAACAGCACCAATACATGGCTCACCGGCGACTTGACTAAGGATTCCTTAAAGCCTCCTGCCCAACGGGGCAGTGAGAAAAATTGCTTTTATAATATGTTTGTCCGCATCCGAGGGGTGGAGGAAAAATCGTCCTACGTCAAGGAGCTGTTCCTTTGGAAGAAGCATCTGGAGGAAAAGGGACGAAAGGTACTGGTGCTGGAATCGCTGCCCATCCCCACGGCGGAGGAAGTGGCGCGTGCCGGACGGTGCAACGTCCAGACGGCGCAGCAGGTTGTGGTTGGATTGTTGCCCGCACTGCGTCCCACGGCGAACGCCAGGTTGGACGGCATTATCCGATCGGCTTTTTCCAATCTGATTTTGGAGTTGGCCAAGGAAAACGAACCGGTCAATCGGATCAAAAACCGAGCAGTGTACCTGGTATGCTGGTTCAACCGGTACTTCGATCAGTTACTGAAAGGGATCAAAGAGGATTCTATACCGGTCTTTCTCTATTTTAATGTGTGTAAAACCGCTTTTGAAGCGTTGTTTTTGCGGTTCCTGGCGCGGCTGCCGGTGGATGTGCTGGAGATCTATCCGGAGGACATCCCCTGTTGTTTGGAGGACCGGGTTTTGTTTGACCGGAATTATCCGGAATCTCTGCACATAGAAAAGTTCCCGGTTTCCATGGACGACGCTGGATTTACCACGGTGGCCTACCATGCTGAACAGGAATTGACCGAGACATTGTATCAAGACAGCGGCATGTACCGCACCCGTCAGTATCACAAAGCGTCGGCGCTCCCCCTCAAAACCATGTATGAGGAAATCGCTATTTTGTGGGATCAAGAAGCTACGTTTCGCCCAGGATTTGAAGTGGTGGACGATACGGTATTGGTGCCGGTCATCACGGCAAAGGTATGCGGCGTCAAGAACGGGGATGTAGGAGAGTATTGGTCCGGTGTGCGCAAGCTTCTGGGGGAGAATACCCTGTTGATTTCATCCTGTCCCCATTGGAATGGAGCAGGTGTGGATCGTTCTTTCCAGCCGGTATCCCTCATCAAAAATAAAAGATTGGAACGTCAGAAGATCAAGGACAGCCCTGGTTATGCCTACAGCCTGCTCCGGGAGGAGACGCAGGAGCTTATTTTGGACAAGATCCAAAAGCTGCTGGATTCCGGTCTCATCAAAGGAACCTTCTCCCAAGGCATGGAATATAAAATCCTGGCGGTCACCCTGCACTTGGATCAGGATATCATCCGTATGATCCAGCGGTTCGACTTCACCAAAAAGAATCCCAAAGTGGTGGTCATCAACACAAGAGATACCATTTGTAGCCTAGAGGATAGCATTGTGCTGGCATTTTTGCATCTAGTGGGATTCGACGTGGTGTTGTTTGTGCCCACAGGGTACCAGATCATTGAGAAATATTACACTGGGCCGTTATTCACCGAGCATCAGATCGGGGATTATTTGTACGATATGCAAGTCCCTGCTATGTCCTCCGGTATGACAGCCCCGCGGGAAGGCATTTTCAGCCGATTTTTTAGGAGGAGTTCATCATGA
- a CDS encoding cysteine protease StiP family protein, which produces MQSSYRAEDVTLLLKDITGQVQPLETKEREKRIQSGIHYCEMLPAEYVPTPKYIEAYEQALGCEADHTAAAVRRCGDKIVQEKGEDVVLVSLARAGLPIGILLKWYLKKEYGLEASHYGISIIRGRGIDRNAMSYLLSRYQASSLQMVDGWIGKGAILKELRRELEVFPGVSAELAVLSDPANLTRLCGTHEDLLIPSSCLNCTVSGLVSRTFLRSDIIGPEDFHGAAFYGELKEQDRSYEFLNAIASRLETAPDLPEKILSHSGLEEAQDIADHFGVSNINFVKPGIGEATRVLLRRLPWKVLVREGEEQSGELKHLYQLAWEKGVEVESYPLQNYKACGIIKQLADA; this is translated from the coding sequence ATGCAAAGCAGTTATCGGGCGGAGGACGTCACTCTGTTGCTCAAAGACATCACCGGGCAGGTGCAGCCTTTGGAGACAAAGGAAAGAGAAAAACGCATTCAGTCTGGTATCCATTATTGCGAGATGCTGCCGGCTGAGTATGTTCCAACACCGAAATACATTGAAGCCTATGAACAGGCCCTCGGGTGTGAGGCCGACCATACGGCCGCAGCGGTGCGCCGGTGCGGGGATAAAATTGTCCAGGAGAAGGGAGAGGACGTTGTCCTAGTGTCGCTCGCCAGGGCGGGATTGCCCATCGGTATCCTGCTCAAGTGGTATTTAAAAAAGGAATATGGTTTAGAGGCTTCTCACTATGGAATCTCCATTATCCGAGGCCGCGGGATCGACCGGAATGCTATGTCTTATCTGCTCAGCCGATACCAAGCCTCCAGCCTCCAGATGGTGGATGGCTGGATCGGGAAAGGGGCTATCCTGAAAGAACTGCGCCGGGAGTTAGAAGTCTTTCCCGGCGTTAGCGCAGAACTGGCGGTGTTGTCCGACCCGGCCAATCTGACCCGGCTTTGCGGCACTCATGAGGATTTGTTGATTCCAAGCTCCTGCCTTAATTGCACGGTATCGGGTCTTGTCAGCCGGACCTTTTTGAGGTCGGATATCATAGGGCCGGAGGACTTTCACGGCGCCGCCTTTTATGGAGAGCTGAAAGAACAAGACCGGTCTTATGAATTTCTAAACGCTATTGCGTCCCGCCTTGAGACTGCACCCGATCTTCCGGAGAAAATATTATCTCATTCCGGACTGGAGGAGGCCCAGGACATTGCCGATCATTTTGGGGTGTCCAATATTAATTTTGTAAAGCCCGGTATTGGAGAAGCCACCCGTGTATTGCTGCGCCGGTTGCCATGGAAGGTGCTGGTGCGCGAAGGGGAAGAGCAGTCGGGCGAACTGAAGCATCTGTATCAATTGGCCTGGGAAAAAGGAGTGGAGGTGGAATCCTATCCGCTTCAGAATTACAAGGCGTGCGGAATCATCAAGCAGCTGGCCGACGCCTGA
- a CDS encoding phosphoribosyltransferase domain-containing protein: MNQIIQQENWQERLVRAAMRENNRKRSYLIVNPSQGKHVPVVPSEALDVFGHLAAKVQESVGTTDPVLIIAFAETATAIGAAVAASLVNPTYLMHTTREDVEDTDFLFFSEVHSHATEQRLALRGLDAVLGEIRHIVFVEDEVTTGNTILNLISCLRKKGIPGDVTFGVASLLNGMLPQHKSKFEEQRVWITYLLHTDNAELERSIGQYAYDGPLLPVCQEASIPVKRMCAGGRISPRCVTPVKEYEKACCNLKEEAEKLVPKEARRVLVLGTEECMYPGLMVAEALQKGHEVRFHATTRSPILVSGEETYPLHRRNCLLSCYDGTRTTYIYNLTSYDFVLVVTDASATEAGIKTLSSALEQAGNNAVTFLEWRP, from the coding sequence ATGAACCAGATCATACAACAAGAAAATTGGCAGGAAAGATTGGTACGGGCCGCCATGCGGGAAAATAACCGCAAGCGGTCCTATTTGATCGTCAATCCATCCCAGGGGAAGCATGTCCCGGTGGTTCCATCGGAGGCTTTGGATGTATTCGGGCATTTGGCCGCCAAGGTGCAGGAAAGCGTCGGCACCACCGATCCGGTGCTTATCATCGCCTTTGCCGAGACGGCCACGGCCATCGGCGCCGCTGTGGCTGCATCGCTTGTCAACCCGACTTATTTGATGCACACCACCAGGGAAGATGTGGAGGATACCGATTTCCTCTTTTTCTCTGAGGTTCATAGTCATGCCACCGAGCAGCGTCTGGCGTTGCGGGGATTGGATGCCGTACTGGGGGAGATCAGACACATCGTCTTTGTGGAGGATGAAGTCACCACCGGCAACACCATTCTGAATCTGATCTCGTGCCTGCGAAAGAAAGGCATTCCCGGGGACGTTACATTTGGCGTCGCCTCTTTGCTCAATGGTATGCTCCCCCAGCATAAAAGCAAATTTGAGGAACAAAGGGTCTGGATCACCTATTTGCTGCACACCGACAATGCTGAATTAGAGCGGTCGATCGGCCAATATGCCTACGACGGCCCTCTGCTTCCGGTATGCCAGGAGGCTTCGATACCAGTGAAACGCATGTGTGCCGGGGGAAGGATCAGTCCCCGCTGCGTGACGCCGGTGAAGGAGTATGAAAAAGCCTGCTGTAATCTCAAAGAGGAAGCGGAAAAGCTTGTTCCAAAAGAGGCGAGACGCGTGTTGGTGCTGGGGACGGAGGAGTGTATGTATCCCGGACTGATGGTAGCCGAGGCGCTGCAAAAGGGACATGAAGTCCGGTTTCACGCCACCACTCGTAGCCCTATTCTGGTGAGCGGGGAGGAGACGTACCCTTTGCATCGCCGCAATTGTCTTTTGAGCTGTTACGACGGTACCCGAACCACTTACATTTACAATTTGACATCCTATGACTTTGTGCTGGTGGTAACCGACGCGTCGGCTACTGAGGCAGGGATCAAAACCCTCAGTTCGGCTTTAGAACAGGCGGGGAACAACGCCGTCACATTTCTGGAATGGAGGCCATAA
- a CDS encoding HpcH/HpaI aldolase/citrate lyase family protein — protein MMDQKSEGSRELSPYEVGALLYAPANHKTVIDRLIAEEIQGPYSLALCLEDAISDQAVDEAEQLVIDSLKRVWRAAAEKVFYLPNIFIRVRSAEQMKRIFERLAQGRQILTGFIAPKFSCGCAASYLDALADIQEKTEHRVYLMPILESQDLIDLKTRRSHLCELKERLDAVKPSILNVRVGGNDFCKEFGVRRRWGENIYQISCISNVLGDIIACFGREYVVSGPVWEYFTGPDESWKEGLRREIRLDMLNGFVGKTVIHPNQIPVVNEMLRVSQEDYEDAMGILGMQDDEQVLVSKSAGGSRMNEFKTHEKWAQKILTLADIYGVRP, from the coding sequence ATGATGGATCAAAAATCGGAGGGCTCTAGGGAGCTTTCGCCTTATGAAGTGGGGGCACTGCTGTATGCTCCAGCCAACCATAAGACGGTGATAGATCGTTTGATTGCAGAAGAGATACAAGGCCCGTATTCCCTGGCCCTCTGCCTGGAGGATGCCATCAGCGACCAGGCGGTAGACGAGGCGGAACAGCTGGTAATCGACAGTTTAAAAAGGGTGTGGAGAGCCGCCGCGGAAAAGGTTTTTTATCTGCCGAATATTTTTATCCGAGTGCGCAGTGCAGAGCAGATGAAGCGGATTTTTGAGAGGCTGGCGCAAGGACGTCAGATACTCACAGGATTTATCGCTCCTAAATTCTCCTGTGGCTGCGCTGCGTCTTATCTGGACGCATTGGCCGATATTCAGGAAAAGACGGAGCATAGGGTTTACTTGATGCCCATCTTGGAAAGCCAGGACCTGATCGATTTAAAGACAAGACGTTCCCATCTGTGTGAACTCAAAGAGCGGTTGGACGCCGTAAAACCTTCTATTTTAAATGTCCGGGTAGGAGGCAATGATTTTTGTAAAGAGTTTGGTGTGCGCCGCCGGTGGGGGGAGAACATTTATCAGATCAGCTGTATCAGCAATGTGTTGGGCGATATCATCGCCTGCTTTGGAAGGGAGTATGTGGTGTCCGGCCCGGTATGGGAGTACTTCACCGGCCCGGATGAGAGCTGGAAAGAAGGGCTTAGACGGGAAATCCGATTGGATATGCTCAATGGATTTGTAGGAAAGACCGTTATCCATCCCAATCAGATTCCCGTGGTCAATGAGATGCTTCGGGTATCCCAGGAGGATTATGAGGATGCCATGGGTATTTTGGGTATGCAGGACGATGAACAAGTGTTGGTATCCAAAAGTGCGGGAGGCAGCCGCATGAACGAATTCAAGACCCATGAGAAATGGGCTCAAAAAATTCTGACTTTAGCTGATATTTACGGGGTGCGTCCATGA